Genomic segment of Zerene cesonia ecotype Mississippi chromosome 7, Zerene_cesonia_1.1, whole genome shotgun sequence:
ttttacaaattaagtcaaaaatatttttaattacacttaGTAATTACAAACTAGCTTCAACCCGCGGCTTCTCACGCCTTTAATTCAGAGTAAAACCCCTTCCCCCTCCCTTTTTTCTACcttattatacacattaaaCTTCCTCATGAAccgctttaaatattataaaaaatcccatcaaattttgttttatactatatactatgtaGACTGTACTGATTATATGCCAGAGTCTGACATTTGAGTTTTGACGGCTATCACCTGATAGTTAACGTCAAATCAGATATGGTCATGTTATAGTACGGcggcaatataaaataagtgtgtccatttaattaatatttgcacaATTATGGTGCATTATGCGCAGAATTCAAAACCAGAAGTATCCGTAACACAAAGTGCTTTTGCCGGAGCAGTATCAGGCGCAGTAACGAGAGCAATAGCGCAACCTCTAGATGTCCTGAAAATAAGGTTCCAATTGCAATTAGAACCGATTAGAAATGGATCAAAATATAGTTCTGTGTTCCAAGCTGTATCATCGATTATCAAGGAAGAAGGCATATCGACGTTATGGAGTGGCCACATCCCTGCACAAATGCTATCCATATCCTTCGGTGTGGTACAATTTTCAGTATACGAAAAGCTGACTCAGATGTGTCAAAAGACTGATCCCCAGTTTTATATCGCTAATAAACACTGGATAAATTTTTCGGTCGGTGCAATTGCTGCTACATTTGCCACAATTACGTCATACCCATTTGATACTGTCCGAACTAGGTTAATAGCAGAgcagaaaacaaataaagcgTACAGAGGCTTTACAGATGCATTATTTACAATGATTCGACATGAAGGTCAGATCTCTCTGTTCAAAGGGTTGGTACCAACTATAGCTCAAATAGCACCATATGCAGGTATTCAGTTTGCTgtgtataaattgtttacagataatattctaaataaaattgctttctTCCAAAGAAGTACTAATATGAGCTCAACCATAGAAACAACTATTATTGCTAATGCATTTGCCGGAAGTATGGCTGGTTTCTTTTCAAAAACAGCTGTCTATCCTTTTGATGTTATAAAGAAAAGGCTGCAGATACAGGGATTTCAGGAACACAGGAAAGCATTTGGCCGCCAAATGTATTGTAGGGGTACTGTGCATTGTATCTTCTTGACAATAAGCGAGGAAGGTTTTCTAGCACTCTATAAGGGCTATGGACCAAGCATATTGAAGGCTGTAGTAGTTTCAGCCCTACATTTCACAgtttatgatgaaataaaacatatgattTTAAGTAtacgataattataatttatttagtgttATTTTGTAAGAGAAACAATAATCAtggaagatttttattatgtattttttatagaaccTGTTCTGTGTGTAAGTTTATAAGCATAGAATTTGATTTGACTTAATATgtgaatttatcaatttaatttaaatttgagtcaaaatatagtatattaatgTTACTTTAGATAGTCAAGAATAAActgctatattttatgttatcgcTTAGAAATCTGTGATAGTTAAGTATTGGTAACATTGTAAAAATTGCTCACTTAAATGTTCTAGTCtgcataaattatttgcaattaatCTGGAAcaccttatttatttttaataactctagtcttaatatcattttcaacatgcttttattagcttcacctgtatgtttgtttgaaatttacttctttagattcgattttgttttttgacccaatttaaaatagttataattcaagatttaattcaaaccttgtacacttatcaatgATCAGTcgcaaatacaataataatttgagtttatcttataaatgaTCAGGGTCACCAGAATAGTTTCAATACATATACTCGGTATAAGAACAAGAAAGGcaattctatcattaaaagtGAGTATTtggcttttttttatatattatgtgttttctcattttcaaatgtgtttgcttattcatttttttgcTTTGACACATATGTTAGAAATCCCTGAAACAAATCTTGAGTAATAATGATGAATAAGAACAAGaataaccatttttttatgctatgaaaacatataaaaatattctacctCTTATTTATcagtaaaatatacacattcaataaacaatttatttctcatCCATATGATATTACATAACCCATATTTCTCATAAGAGTGTCCTTAATAGCAGGTTGTAATTCCTTTTTCATGTATGTCGTTAAAAGTGTTCTTATTCCTTTAGTGAAAATGTCCTCCATTTCTCTGGAAATGTCTTCAGCATCATCTAAATCAACCTCTGGCTTGTAAAATTTACTTCTGCCATAATTCATCCTATTGCTTCTACCTTCATATAAAGTATCGTAGTTCTCCGAAGCTTTGCTATCGAGTTCATCATAAGGATCCTTATAAGGCTCGTCCAATCGAGGATCAAAAGTGAATTCATCAGATCTTCGTCTCCTTCGTAACGGTAAATTATCCTTGTTTCTCACCGAATTCCTATTTACATACTTCTCACAACCGTAAGCGTAAACACTGATAAAACCTGGTTCCACGAATTCTGAATCAGTTTTGACGTTAAATTTTCCTGGCTGTTGATGTAAAGGACGGGTGTGGAAACCTATGCCGGCTTTGCGCAGTCTAAGTATCATATTACAACCATTATTACCGCGGTGTCTGTTTGTTTCTGTATAATAGGGAACATCGTCATAGTTTCTCCTCAGTCGTTGAGAAGAAGGCACTGCACGGTCCAGTTCATTCACATCGTACAAATCCACGTTTCCGGATATA
This window contains:
- the LOC119840918 gene encoding mitochondrial thiamine pyrophosphate carrier-like, which produces MVHYAQNSKPEVSVTQSAFAGAVSGAVTRAIAQPLDVLKIRFQLQLEPIRNGSKYSSVFQAVSSIIKEEGISTLWSGHIPAQMLSISFGVVQFSVYEKLTQMCQKTDPQFYIANKHWINFSVGAIAATFATITSYPFDTVRTRLIAEQKTNKAYRGFTDALFTMIRHEGQISLFKGLVPTIAQIAPYAGIQFAVYKLFTDNILNKIAFFQRSTNMSSTIETTIIANAFAGSMAGFFSKTAVYPFDVIKKRLQIQGFQEHRKAFGRQMYCRGTVHCIFLTISEEGFLALYKGYGPSILKAVVVSALHFTVYDEIKHMILSIR
- the LOC119828344 gene encoding uncharacterized protein LOC119828344; translated protein: MVKFWWMLIFIARTVLTSDNHLADLEPEKGSRFLPLFDRRYDDRAPPIGHLPPLTSVPVAGERCSSRLETALEQLKRRKRNQSKSLDTPLSQSIDLNGYSLSQTMRSAPIDMIVTRMRVRLPQNTNWVRVEKCFFDPRNISLDTMLLFHDITISGNVDLYDVNELDRAVPSSQRLRRNYDDVPYYTETNRHRGNNGCNMILRLRKAGIGFHTRPLHQQPGKFNVKTDSEFVEPGFISVYAYGCEKYVNRNSVRNKDNLPLRRRRRSDEFTFDPRLDEPYKDPYDELDSKASENYDTLYEGRSNRMNYGRSKFYKPEVDLDDAEDISREMEDIFTKGIRTLLTTYMKKELQPAIKDTLMRNMGYVISYG